One window of Carassius auratus strain Wakin chromosome 17, ASM336829v1, whole genome shotgun sequence genomic DNA carries:
- the aspg gene encoding 60 kDa lysophospholipase isoform X3, translating into MAEWNHTTAPPSSASMTSLGRALSRSRLSQPEGFHSQKNRSAAGQTRRRYSNSSESPDISPNVEARVLVINTGGTIGMTYHNNVLSPEPNALVETLRKLPILHDEQYAQQTRLYEYYKPPENTLVLSLSKQNKRIVYTVLEYSPLLDSCNMTTDDWATIGKDIEKHYELYDGFVILHGTDTMAYTASALSFMCENLGKPVVLTGSQVPIYEMRNDGRDNLLGALLIAGQFVIPEVCLYFHHKLYRGNRVTKVDAGSFNAFTSPNLPPLANAEVDIKINWDTVWRANTTSKFTVNTQMNRNVGLLRLFPGITADTVRAFLQPPMDGIVLETYGSGNAPDNRADLLDEIRKATQRGVIMINCTQCLRGSVTTSYATGQALSDAGLVAGCDMTPEAALSKLSYVLAKQNLSIEEKKKMLSRNLRGEMIADLGGAKLSLSDSRFIQVIAKSLSISCKEELEAIRDALTPTLVCVASKIGDIEALDAIREMGTDLSMADYDGRTPLHIAACEGHLKVVEYLLGKGATVYARDRFGDTPLRNAVRFRHKEVVKLLRKTGAHFSREEMEDAGTELCSLAASGDLEGLEIWQLAGVDMTMCSYDGQTPIEVARASGCEEAVEFLRQATLYQTQHQTDEGNEPVFEEEENGECFEFTACPRS; encoded by the exons ATGGCGGAATGGAATCACACTACGGCGCCTCCGTCTTCAGCAAGCATGACCTCTCTAGGTCGAGCGCTTTCCCGCAGCAGGTTAAGTCAGCCTGAAGGGTTTCACTCGCAGAAAAACCGGAGCGCCGCGGGACAGACTCGCAGGAGATACTCCAACAGTTCAGAGTCACCTGATATCAGCCCAAATGTCGAGGCGAGGGTCCTGGTCATAAACACCGGCGGAACCATTGGAATGACGTATCATAATAACG TTCTTTCTCCAGAACCTAATGCTCTCGTTGAAACTCTACGCAAACTCCCCATTCTGCACGATGAGCAGTACGCACAACAGACCAGACTGTACGAGTACTACAAGCCTCCGGAGAACACACTGGTGCTGTC ACTGTCCAAACAGAACAAGAGGATTGTATATACAGTTTTAGAGTACTCTCCCCTCCTCGACTCCTGCAATATGACCACAGATGACTGGGCCACTATTGGAAAAGACATTGAG AAACACTATGAGCTATATGATGGTTTTGTCATCCTGCACGGCACAGACACAATGGCTTACACCGCCTCTGCCCTATCCTTCATGTGTGAGAACCTGGGAAAGCCTGTCGTCCTCACTGGCTCACAG GTGCCCATCTATGAGATGAGGAACGATGGGAGGGACAACCTCTTGGGGGCACTGTTGATAGCAGGACAGTTTGTCATCCCggaa GTTTGCCTCTATTTTCATCATAAGCTGTACAGGGGCAACCGTGTCACCAAAGTGGATGCTGGAAGTTTTAACGCATTTACCTCACCGAATCTACCGCCATTAGCCAATGCTGAAGTCGACATTAAAA TTAACTGGGATACTGTGTGGCGAGCCAATACAACCTCAAAATTCACTGTCAACACACAAATGAACCGTAATGTGGGTCTCCTGCGACTCTTCCCAGGGATCACTGCTGATACA GTGAGGGCCTTCTTGCAGCCTCCTATGGACGGGATCGTGCTGGAGACGTACGGCAGCGGTAACGCTCCTGACAATCGTGCTGACCTGCTGGATGAGATCCGTAAAGCCACACAGAGAGGAGTCATCATGATCAACTGCACCCAGTGCCTCAGGGGCTCGGTCACAACCTCATACGCCACTGGCCAG GCTCTGAGTGATGCCGGTTTGGTTGCTGGGTGTGATATGACCCCGGAAGCTGCTCTTTCAAAACTCTCTTATGTGCTGGCCAAACAAAACCTCAGtatagaagagaagaaaaag atgcTGAGCCGAAATCTGCGTGGTGAGATGATAGCTGACCTGGGCGGAGCAAAGCTTTCTCTCAGTGACAGTCGATTTATTCAGGTCATCGCCAAGTCCCTCAGCATTAGCTGTAAAGAG GAGCTTGAAGCCATACGAGATGCACTTACGCCCACTCTGGTGTGTGTTGCTTCTAAGATCGGAGACATTGAGGCTTTAGATGCCATTAGGGAAATG GGTACTGACTTGAGCATGGCAGATTATGATGGTCGCACTCCCCTCCACATCGCTGCGTGTGAGGGCCATCTGAAAGTGGTGGAGTACCTGCTGGGTAAAGGGGCCACTGTCTATGCCAGGGATCGCTTTGGTGATACACCTCTTCGCAATGCTGTGCGCTTCAG GCATAAGGAGGTTGTGAAACTGCTCAGGAAGACCGGAGCTCATTTTTCCCGGGAGGAAATGGAAGATGCTGGAACAGAGTTGTGCAG TCTTGCGGCGAGTGGCGACTTAGAAGGATTGGAGATTTGGCAGTTAGCTGGGGTTGATATGACCATGTGCAGTTACGATGGACAGACGCCCATTGAAGTT GCAAGAGCCTCTGGATGTGAGGAGGCTGTTGAGTTTTTAAGACAGGCTACTCTGTACCAAACACAG CATCAGACAGATGAGGGTAATGAG CCAGTATTTGAGGAGGAAGAG AATGGCGAGTGTTTCGAGTTTACCGCTTGTCCCAGATCCTGA
- the aspg gene encoding 60 kDa lysophospholipase isoform X1 has product MFKSRRCLFKKLRRSVWATLLESDMAEWNHTTAPPSSASMTSLGRALSRSRLSQPEGFHSQKNRSAAGQTRRRYSNSSESPDISPNVEARVLVINTGGTIGMTYHNNVLSPEPNALVETLRKLPILHDEQYAQQTRLYEYYKPPENTLVLSTSTHSADPLFHGLSKQNKRIVYTVLEYSPLLDSCNMTTDDWATIGKDIEKHYELYDGFVILHGTDTMAYTASALSFMCENLGKPVVLTGSQVPIYEMRNDGRDNLLGALLIAGQFVIPEVCLYFHHKLYRGNRVTKVDAGSFNAFTSPNLPPLANAEVDIKINWDTVWRANTTSKFTVNTQMNRNVGLLRLFPGITADTVRAFLQPPMDGIVLETYGSGNAPDNRADLLDEIRKATQRGVIMINCTQCLRGSVTTSYATGQALSDAGLVAGCDMTPEAALSKLSYVLAKQNLSIEEKKKMLSRNLRGEMIADLGGAKLSLSDSRFIQVIAKSLSISCKEELEAIRDALTPTLVCVASKIGDIEALDAIREMGTDLSMADYDGRTPLHIAACEGHLKVVEYLLGKGATVYARDRFGDTPLRNAVRFRHKEVVKLLRKTGAHFSREEMEDAGTELCSLAASGDLEGLEIWQLAGVDMTMCSYDGQTPIEVARASGCEEAVEFLRQATLYQTQHQTDEGNEPVFEEEENGECFEFTACPRS; this is encoded by the exons atgtttaaatcaaggcgctgtctctttaagaaaCTGCGTCGCTCGGTTTGGGCAACGCTGCTCGAGTCCGATATGGCGGAATGGAATCACACTACGGCGCCTCCGTCTTCAGCAAGCATGACCTCTCTAGGTCGAGCGCTTTCCCGCAGCAGGTTAAGTCAGCCTGAAGGGTTTCACTCGCAGAAAAACCGGAGCGCCGCGGGACAGACTCGCAGGAGATACTCCAACAGTTCAGAGTCACCTGATATCAGCCCAAATGTCGAGGCGAGGGTCCTGGTCATAAACACCGGCGGAACCATTGGAATGACGTATCATAATAACG TTCTTTCTCCAGAACCTAATGCTCTCGTTGAAACTCTACGCAAACTCCCCATTCTGCACGATGAGCAGTACGCACAACAGACCAGACTGTACGAGTACTACAAGCCTCCGGAGAACACACTGGTGCTGTC GACGTCCACTCATTCAGCTGATCCTCTATTCCATGG ACTGTCCAAACAGAACAAGAGGATTGTATATACAGTTTTAGAGTACTCTCCCCTCCTCGACTCCTGCAATATGACCACAGATGACTGGGCCACTATTGGAAAAGACATTGAG AAACACTATGAGCTATATGATGGTTTTGTCATCCTGCACGGCACAGACACAATGGCTTACACCGCCTCTGCCCTATCCTTCATGTGTGAGAACCTGGGAAAGCCTGTCGTCCTCACTGGCTCACAG GTGCCCATCTATGAGATGAGGAACGATGGGAGGGACAACCTCTTGGGGGCACTGTTGATAGCAGGACAGTTTGTCATCCCggaa GTTTGCCTCTATTTTCATCATAAGCTGTACAGGGGCAACCGTGTCACCAAAGTGGATGCTGGAAGTTTTAACGCATTTACCTCACCGAATCTACCGCCATTAGCCAATGCTGAAGTCGACATTAAAA TTAACTGGGATACTGTGTGGCGAGCCAATACAACCTCAAAATTCACTGTCAACACACAAATGAACCGTAATGTGGGTCTCCTGCGACTCTTCCCAGGGATCACTGCTGATACA GTGAGGGCCTTCTTGCAGCCTCCTATGGACGGGATCGTGCTGGAGACGTACGGCAGCGGTAACGCTCCTGACAATCGTGCTGACCTGCTGGATGAGATCCGTAAAGCCACACAGAGAGGAGTCATCATGATCAACTGCACCCAGTGCCTCAGGGGCTCGGTCACAACCTCATACGCCACTGGCCAG GCTCTGAGTGATGCCGGTTTGGTTGCTGGGTGTGATATGACCCCGGAAGCTGCTCTTTCAAAACTCTCTTATGTGCTGGCCAAACAAAACCTCAGtatagaagagaagaaaaag atgcTGAGCCGAAATCTGCGTGGTGAGATGATAGCTGACCTGGGCGGAGCAAAGCTTTCTCTCAGTGACAGTCGATTTATTCAGGTCATCGCCAAGTCCCTCAGCATTAGCTGTAAAGAG GAGCTTGAAGCCATACGAGATGCACTTACGCCCACTCTGGTGTGTGTTGCTTCTAAGATCGGAGACATTGAGGCTTTAGATGCCATTAGGGAAATG GGTACTGACTTGAGCATGGCAGATTATGATGGTCGCACTCCCCTCCACATCGCTGCGTGTGAGGGCCATCTGAAAGTGGTGGAGTACCTGCTGGGTAAAGGGGCCACTGTCTATGCCAGGGATCGCTTTGGTGATACACCTCTTCGCAATGCTGTGCGCTTCAG GCATAAGGAGGTTGTGAAACTGCTCAGGAAGACCGGAGCTCATTTTTCCCGGGAGGAAATGGAAGATGCTGGAACAGAGTTGTGCAG TCTTGCGGCGAGTGGCGACTTAGAAGGATTGGAGATTTGGCAGTTAGCTGGGGTTGATATGACCATGTGCAGTTACGATGGACAGACGCCCATTGAAGTT GCAAGAGCCTCTGGATGTGAGGAGGCTGTTGAGTTTTTAAGACAGGCTACTCTGTACCAAACACAG CATCAGACAGATGAGGGTAATGAG CCAGTATTTGAGGAGGAAGAG AATGGCGAGTGTTTCGAGTTTACCGCTTGTCCCAGATCCTGA
- the arf6b gene encoding ADP-ribosylation factor 6b — MGKMLSKIFGNKEMRILMLGLDAAGKTTILYKLKLGQSVTTIPTVGFNVETVTYKNVKFNVWDVGGQDKIRPLWRHYYTGTQGLIFVVDCADRDRIDEARQELHRIINDREMRDAIILIFANKQDLPDAMKPHEIQEKLGLTRIRDRNWYVQPSCATTGDGLYEGLTWLTSNYKS; from the coding sequence ATGGGGAAGATGCTGTCAAAGATATTTGGTAACAAAGAGATGAGAATATTGATGCTCGGACTGGATGCCGCCGGAAAAACCACCATCCTTTATAAGTTGAAACTCGGCCAGTCTGTGACCACCATCCCGACCGTCGGTTTCAACGTGGAGACGGTCACCTACAAAAACGTCAAGTTCAACGTGTGGGACGTGGGCGGACAAGATAAGATCCGTCCCCTCTGGCGACACTACTACACGGGCACGCAGGGGTTAATTTTTGTGGTGGATTGTGCTGATAGAGATCGCATCGACGAAGCCAGGCAAGAACTCCACCGCATCATCAACGACCGCGAGATGCGGGATGCCATCATTTTGATTTTCGCCAACAAGCAAGACCTGCCGGACGCCATGAAGCCACACGAGATCCAGGAGAAGCTGGGACTGACGCGCATCCGGGACAGGAATTGGTACGTGCAGCCATCGTGTGCAACCACCGGTGACGGACTGTACGAAGGCTTAACATGGTTAACATCTAACTACAAGTCTTAA
- the aspg gene encoding 60 kDa lysophospholipase isoform X5 → MAEWNHTTAPPSSASMTSLGRALSRSRLSQPEGFHSQKNRSAAGQTRRRYSNSSESPDISPNVEARVLVINTGGTIGMTYHNNVLSPEPNALVETLRKLPILHDEQYAQQTRLYEYYKPPENTLVLSLSKQNKRIVYTVLEYSPLLDSCNMTTDDWATIGKDIEKHYELYDGFVILHGTDTMAYTASALSFMCENLGKPVVLTGSQVPIYEMRNDGRDNLLGALLIAGQFVIPEVCLYFHHKLYRGNRVTKVDAGSFNAFTSPNLPPLANAEVDIKINWDTVWRANTTSKFTVNTQMNRNVGLLRLFPGITADTVRAFLQPPMDGIVLETYGSGNAPDNRADLLDEIRKATQRGVIMINCTQCLRGSVTTSYATGQALSDAGLVAGCDMTPEAALSKLSYVLAKQNLSIEEKKKMLSRNLRGEMIADLGGAKLSLSDSRFIQVIAKSLSISCKEELEAIRDALTPTLVCVASKIGDIEALDAIREMGTDLSMADYDGRTPLHIAACEGHLKVVEYLLGKGATVYARDRFGDTPLRNAVRFRHKEVVKLLRKTGAHFSREEMEDAGTELCSLAASGDLEGLEIWQLAGVDMTMCSYDGQTPIEVARASGCEEAVEFLRQATLYQTQNGECFEFTACPRS, encoded by the exons ATGGCGGAATGGAATCACACTACGGCGCCTCCGTCTTCAGCAAGCATGACCTCTCTAGGTCGAGCGCTTTCCCGCAGCAGGTTAAGTCAGCCTGAAGGGTTTCACTCGCAGAAAAACCGGAGCGCCGCGGGACAGACTCGCAGGAGATACTCCAACAGTTCAGAGTCACCTGATATCAGCCCAAATGTCGAGGCGAGGGTCCTGGTCATAAACACCGGCGGAACCATTGGAATGACGTATCATAATAACG TTCTTTCTCCAGAACCTAATGCTCTCGTTGAAACTCTACGCAAACTCCCCATTCTGCACGATGAGCAGTACGCACAACAGACCAGACTGTACGAGTACTACAAGCCTCCGGAGAACACACTGGTGCTGTC ACTGTCCAAACAGAACAAGAGGATTGTATATACAGTTTTAGAGTACTCTCCCCTCCTCGACTCCTGCAATATGACCACAGATGACTGGGCCACTATTGGAAAAGACATTGAG AAACACTATGAGCTATATGATGGTTTTGTCATCCTGCACGGCACAGACACAATGGCTTACACCGCCTCTGCCCTATCCTTCATGTGTGAGAACCTGGGAAAGCCTGTCGTCCTCACTGGCTCACAG GTGCCCATCTATGAGATGAGGAACGATGGGAGGGACAACCTCTTGGGGGCACTGTTGATAGCAGGACAGTTTGTCATCCCggaa GTTTGCCTCTATTTTCATCATAAGCTGTACAGGGGCAACCGTGTCACCAAAGTGGATGCTGGAAGTTTTAACGCATTTACCTCACCGAATCTACCGCCATTAGCCAATGCTGAAGTCGACATTAAAA TTAACTGGGATACTGTGTGGCGAGCCAATACAACCTCAAAATTCACTGTCAACACACAAATGAACCGTAATGTGGGTCTCCTGCGACTCTTCCCAGGGATCACTGCTGATACA GTGAGGGCCTTCTTGCAGCCTCCTATGGACGGGATCGTGCTGGAGACGTACGGCAGCGGTAACGCTCCTGACAATCGTGCTGACCTGCTGGATGAGATCCGTAAAGCCACACAGAGAGGAGTCATCATGATCAACTGCACCCAGTGCCTCAGGGGCTCGGTCACAACCTCATACGCCACTGGCCAG GCTCTGAGTGATGCCGGTTTGGTTGCTGGGTGTGATATGACCCCGGAAGCTGCTCTTTCAAAACTCTCTTATGTGCTGGCCAAACAAAACCTCAGtatagaagagaagaaaaag atgcTGAGCCGAAATCTGCGTGGTGAGATGATAGCTGACCTGGGCGGAGCAAAGCTTTCTCTCAGTGACAGTCGATTTATTCAGGTCATCGCCAAGTCCCTCAGCATTAGCTGTAAAGAG GAGCTTGAAGCCATACGAGATGCACTTACGCCCACTCTGGTGTGTGTTGCTTCTAAGATCGGAGACATTGAGGCTTTAGATGCCATTAGGGAAATG GGTACTGACTTGAGCATGGCAGATTATGATGGTCGCACTCCCCTCCACATCGCTGCGTGTGAGGGCCATCTGAAAGTGGTGGAGTACCTGCTGGGTAAAGGGGCCACTGTCTATGCCAGGGATCGCTTTGGTGATACACCTCTTCGCAATGCTGTGCGCTTCAG GCATAAGGAGGTTGTGAAACTGCTCAGGAAGACCGGAGCTCATTTTTCCCGGGAGGAAATGGAAGATGCTGGAACAGAGTTGTGCAG TCTTGCGGCGAGTGGCGACTTAGAAGGATTGGAGATTTGGCAGTTAGCTGGGGTTGATATGACCATGTGCAGTTACGATGGACAGACGCCCATTGAAGTT GCAAGAGCCTCTGGATGTGAGGAGGCTGTTGAGTTTTTAAGACAGGCTACTCTGTACCAAACACAG AATGGCGAGTGTTTCGAGTTTACCGCTTGTCCCAGATCCTGA
- the aspg gene encoding 60 kDa lysophospholipase isoform X2 — MAEWNHTTAPPSSASMTSLGRALSRSRLSQPEGFHSQKNRSAAGQTRRRYSNSSESPDISPNVEARVLVINTGGTIGMTYHNNVLSPEPNALVETLRKLPILHDEQYAQQTRLYEYYKPPENTLVLSTSTHSADPLFHGLSKQNKRIVYTVLEYSPLLDSCNMTTDDWATIGKDIEKHYELYDGFVILHGTDTMAYTASALSFMCENLGKPVVLTGSQVPIYEMRNDGRDNLLGALLIAGQFVIPEVCLYFHHKLYRGNRVTKVDAGSFNAFTSPNLPPLANAEVDIKINWDTVWRANTTSKFTVNTQMNRNVGLLRLFPGITADTVRAFLQPPMDGIVLETYGSGNAPDNRADLLDEIRKATQRGVIMINCTQCLRGSVTTSYATGQALSDAGLVAGCDMTPEAALSKLSYVLAKQNLSIEEKKKMLSRNLRGEMIADLGGAKLSLSDSRFIQVIAKSLSISCKEELEAIRDALTPTLVCVASKIGDIEALDAIREMGTDLSMADYDGRTPLHIAACEGHLKVVEYLLGKGATVYARDRFGDTPLRNAVRFRHKEVVKLLRKTGAHFSREEMEDAGTELCSLAASGDLEGLEIWQLAGVDMTMCSYDGQTPIEVARASGCEEAVEFLRQATLYQTQPVFEEEENGECFEFTACPRS; from the exons ATGGCGGAATGGAATCACACTACGGCGCCTCCGTCTTCAGCAAGCATGACCTCTCTAGGTCGAGCGCTTTCCCGCAGCAGGTTAAGTCAGCCTGAAGGGTTTCACTCGCAGAAAAACCGGAGCGCCGCGGGACAGACTCGCAGGAGATACTCCAACAGTTCAGAGTCACCTGATATCAGCCCAAATGTCGAGGCGAGGGTCCTGGTCATAAACACCGGCGGAACCATTGGAATGACGTATCATAATAACG TTCTTTCTCCAGAACCTAATGCTCTCGTTGAAACTCTACGCAAACTCCCCATTCTGCACGATGAGCAGTACGCACAACAGACCAGACTGTACGAGTACTACAAGCCTCCGGAGAACACACTGGTGCTGTC GACGTCCACTCATTCAGCTGATCCTCTATTCCATGG ACTGTCCAAACAGAACAAGAGGATTGTATATACAGTTTTAGAGTACTCTCCCCTCCTCGACTCCTGCAATATGACCACAGATGACTGGGCCACTATTGGAAAAGACATTGAG AAACACTATGAGCTATATGATGGTTTTGTCATCCTGCACGGCACAGACACAATGGCTTACACCGCCTCTGCCCTATCCTTCATGTGTGAGAACCTGGGAAAGCCTGTCGTCCTCACTGGCTCACAG GTGCCCATCTATGAGATGAGGAACGATGGGAGGGACAACCTCTTGGGGGCACTGTTGATAGCAGGACAGTTTGTCATCCCggaa GTTTGCCTCTATTTTCATCATAAGCTGTACAGGGGCAACCGTGTCACCAAAGTGGATGCTGGAAGTTTTAACGCATTTACCTCACCGAATCTACCGCCATTAGCCAATGCTGAAGTCGACATTAAAA TTAACTGGGATACTGTGTGGCGAGCCAATACAACCTCAAAATTCACTGTCAACACACAAATGAACCGTAATGTGGGTCTCCTGCGACTCTTCCCAGGGATCACTGCTGATACA GTGAGGGCCTTCTTGCAGCCTCCTATGGACGGGATCGTGCTGGAGACGTACGGCAGCGGTAACGCTCCTGACAATCGTGCTGACCTGCTGGATGAGATCCGTAAAGCCACACAGAGAGGAGTCATCATGATCAACTGCACCCAGTGCCTCAGGGGCTCGGTCACAACCTCATACGCCACTGGCCAG GCTCTGAGTGATGCCGGTTTGGTTGCTGGGTGTGATATGACCCCGGAAGCTGCTCTTTCAAAACTCTCTTATGTGCTGGCCAAACAAAACCTCAGtatagaagagaagaaaaag atgcTGAGCCGAAATCTGCGTGGTGAGATGATAGCTGACCTGGGCGGAGCAAAGCTTTCTCTCAGTGACAGTCGATTTATTCAGGTCATCGCCAAGTCCCTCAGCATTAGCTGTAAAGAG GAGCTTGAAGCCATACGAGATGCACTTACGCCCACTCTGGTGTGTGTTGCTTCTAAGATCGGAGACATTGAGGCTTTAGATGCCATTAGGGAAATG GGTACTGACTTGAGCATGGCAGATTATGATGGTCGCACTCCCCTCCACATCGCTGCGTGTGAGGGCCATCTGAAAGTGGTGGAGTACCTGCTGGGTAAAGGGGCCACTGTCTATGCCAGGGATCGCTTTGGTGATACACCTCTTCGCAATGCTGTGCGCTTCAG GCATAAGGAGGTTGTGAAACTGCTCAGGAAGACCGGAGCTCATTTTTCCCGGGAGGAAATGGAAGATGCTGGAACAGAGTTGTGCAG TCTTGCGGCGAGTGGCGACTTAGAAGGATTGGAGATTTGGCAGTTAGCTGGGGTTGATATGACCATGTGCAGTTACGATGGACAGACGCCCATTGAAGTT GCAAGAGCCTCTGGATGTGAGGAGGCTGTTGAGTTTTTAAGACAGGCTACTCTGTACCAAACACAG CCAGTATTTGAGGAGGAAGAG AATGGCGAGTGTTTCGAGTTTACCGCTTGTCCCAGATCCTGA
- the aspg gene encoding 60 kDa lysophospholipase isoform X4 produces MAEWNHTTAPPSSASMTSLGRALSRSRLSQPEGFHSQKNRSAAGQTRRRYSNSSESPDISPNVEARVLVINTGGTIGMTYHNNVLSPEPNALVETLRKLPILHDEQYAQQTRLYEYYKPPENTLVLSTSTHSADPLFHGLSKQNKRIVYTVLEYSPLLDSCNMTTDDWATIGKDIEKHYELYDGFVILHGTDTMAYTASALSFMCENLGKPVVLTGSQVPIYEMRNDGRDNLLGALLIAGQFVIPEVCLYFHHKLYRGNRVTKVDAGSFNAFTSPNLPPLANAEVDIKINWDTVWRANTTSKFTVNTQMNRNVGLLRLFPGITADTVRAFLQPPMDGIVLETYGSGNAPDNRADLLDEIRKATQRGVIMINCTQCLRGSVTTSYATGQALSDAGLVAGCDMTPEAALSKLSYVLAKQNLSIEEKKKMLSRNLRGEMIADLGGAKLSLSDSRFIQVIAKSLSISCKEELEAIRDALTPTLVCVASKIGDIEALDAIREMGTDLSMADYDGRTPLHIAACEGHLKVVEYLLGKGATVYARDRFGDTPLRNAVRFRHKEVVKLLRKTGAHFSREEMEDAGTELCSLAASGDLEGLEIWQLAGVDMTMCSYDGQTPIEVARASGCEEAVEFLRQATLYQTQNGECFEFTACPRS; encoded by the exons ATGGCGGAATGGAATCACACTACGGCGCCTCCGTCTTCAGCAAGCATGACCTCTCTAGGTCGAGCGCTTTCCCGCAGCAGGTTAAGTCAGCCTGAAGGGTTTCACTCGCAGAAAAACCGGAGCGCCGCGGGACAGACTCGCAGGAGATACTCCAACAGTTCAGAGTCACCTGATATCAGCCCAAATGTCGAGGCGAGGGTCCTGGTCATAAACACCGGCGGAACCATTGGAATGACGTATCATAATAACG TTCTTTCTCCAGAACCTAATGCTCTCGTTGAAACTCTACGCAAACTCCCCATTCTGCACGATGAGCAGTACGCACAACAGACCAGACTGTACGAGTACTACAAGCCTCCGGAGAACACACTGGTGCTGTC GACGTCCACTCATTCAGCTGATCCTCTATTCCATGG ACTGTCCAAACAGAACAAGAGGATTGTATATACAGTTTTAGAGTACTCTCCCCTCCTCGACTCCTGCAATATGACCACAGATGACTGGGCCACTATTGGAAAAGACATTGAG AAACACTATGAGCTATATGATGGTTTTGTCATCCTGCACGGCACAGACACAATGGCTTACACCGCCTCTGCCCTATCCTTCATGTGTGAGAACCTGGGAAAGCCTGTCGTCCTCACTGGCTCACAG GTGCCCATCTATGAGATGAGGAACGATGGGAGGGACAACCTCTTGGGGGCACTGTTGATAGCAGGACAGTTTGTCATCCCggaa GTTTGCCTCTATTTTCATCATAAGCTGTACAGGGGCAACCGTGTCACCAAAGTGGATGCTGGAAGTTTTAACGCATTTACCTCACCGAATCTACCGCCATTAGCCAATGCTGAAGTCGACATTAAAA TTAACTGGGATACTGTGTGGCGAGCCAATACAACCTCAAAATTCACTGTCAACACACAAATGAACCGTAATGTGGGTCTCCTGCGACTCTTCCCAGGGATCACTGCTGATACA GTGAGGGCCTTCTTGCAGCCTCCTATGGACGGGATCGTGCTGGAGACGTACGGCAGCGGTAACGCTCCTGACAATCGTGCTGACCTGCTGGATGAGATCCGTAAAGCCACACAGAGAGGAGTCATCATGATCAACTGCACCCAGTGCCTCAGGGGCTCGGTCACAACCTCATACGCCACTGGCCAG GCTCTGAGTGATGCCGGTTTGGTTGCTGGGTGTGATATGACCCCGGAAGCTGCTCTTTCAAAACTCTCTTATGTGCTGGCCAAACAAAACCTCAGtatagaagagaagaaaaag atgcTGAGCCGAAATCTGCGTGGTGAGATGATAGCTGACCTGGGCGGAGCAAAGCTTTCTCTCAGTGACAGTCGATTTATTCAGGTCATCGCCAAGTCCCTCAGCATTAGCTGTAAAGAG GAGCTTGAAGCCATACGAGATGCACTTACGCCCACTCTGGTGTGTGTTGCTTCTAAGATCGGAGACATTGAGGCTTTAGATGCCATTAGGGAAATG GGTACTGACTTGAGCATGGCAGATTATGATGGTCGCACTCCCCTCCACATCGCTGCGTGTGAGGGCCATCTGAAAGTGGTGGAGTACCTGCTGGGTAAAGGGGCCACTGTCTATGCCAGGGATCGCTTTGGTGATACACCTCTTCGCAATGCTGTGCGCTTCAG GCATAAGGAGGTTGTGAAACTGCTCAGGAAGACCGGAGCTCATTTTTCCCGGGAGGAAATGGAAGATGCTGGAACAGAGTTGTGCAG TCTTGCGGCGAGTGGCGACTTAGAAGGATTGGAGATTTGGCAGTTAGCTGGGGTTGATATGACCATGTGCAGTTACGATGGACAGACGCCCATTGAAGTT GCAAGAGCCTCTGGATGTGAGGAGGCTGTTGAGTTTTTAAGACAGGCTACTCTGTACCAAACACAG AATGGCGAGTGTTTCGAGTTTACCGCTTGTCCCAGATCCTGA